In Catenulispora sp. MAP5-51, a genomic segment contains:
- a CDS encoding MFS transporter — MQTHSQQRTRLAVAILTGSAFLASLDLFIVNVAFGEIGKDFGTSSLGSLSWILNGYAVVYAALLVPMGRLTDRYGRKSGFVAGMLVFTLASLACGLAPGLWWLVGFRIVQAAGASLMTPASLGLLLATLPAERRAAGARLWAMTGAVAAAFGPAVGGGLVQISWQTAFWINVPIGLALTFAAVRVVPDVRHNADAPRPDLLGGAVIAVAMGALVLGLVQGNDWGWDSGPVLAAWAVAIVGVAAFVWLITHHDAPVIDPALLRIPSFAWANIAQLLFNAAFGVGLLSRILWLQEHWGYSAVRTGLAVAVGPALVPITSLLATRYLPRVAPGRLIAAGCVLFAAGGIWQAAAVGEQPAYATQMLGPWIISGIAVGLALPQLTAAATASLPPHQAATGSGVVTMARQLGLVVGTSIMVSLLGDGVAALSSFQHVWYFLAAASAAAAIAALVMDAVQRSAARPAGGSPVGAAGSPIGEAAAEAAVR; from the coding sequence ATGCAAACCCATAGTCAGCAGCGGACCAGGCTCGCGGTGGCGATCCTGACCGGTTCGGCGTTCCTGGCCAGCCTTGATCTGTTCATCGTGAACGTCGCGTTCGGCGAGATCGGGAAGGACTTCGGGACCTCCTCGCTCGGTTCGCTGAGTTGGATCCTCAATGGCTACGCGGTCGTGTACGCCGCGCTGCTGGTGCCCATGGGGCGCCTGACCGACCGCTACGGACGCAAGAGCGGGTTCGTGGCCGGCATGCTCGTCTTCACGCTGGCCAGCCTGGCCTGCGGGCTTGCGCCGGGGCTGTGGTGGCTGGTGGGCTTCCGCATCGTGCAGGCCGCGGGGGCGTCGCTGATGACGCCGGCCTCGCTCGGACTGCTGCTGGCCACGCTGCCGGCGGAGCGGCGGGCCGCCGGTGCGCGGCTGTGGGCGATGACCGGTGCGGTCGCGGCCGCCTTCGGGCCGGCGGTGGGCGGCGGGCTGGTGCAGATCTCCTGGCAGACGGCGTTCTGGATCAACGTTCCGATCGGCCTGGCGCTGACGTTCGCCGCCGTCAGGGTCGTGCCCGATGTGCGGCACAACGCCGATGCTCCTCGGCCGGACCTGCTCGGCGGGGCGGTCATCGCCGTGGCCATGGGCGCGCTGGTCCTCGGTCTGGTCCAGGGCAACGACTGGGGCTGGGACTCCGGTCCGGTGCTCGCCGCGTGGGCGGTGGCGATCGTGGGTGTGGCCGCGTTCGTCTGGCTGATCACGCACCACGACGCCCCGGTGATCGATCCCGCGCTGCTGCGAATACCTTCATTCGCCTGGGCGAACATCGCCCAGCTGCTCTTCAACGCGGCCTTCGGCGTCGGTCTGTTGTCGCGCATCCTGTGGTTGCAGGAGCACTGGGGATACTCCGCCGTGCGCACCGGGCTGGCCGTCGCGGTGGGTCCCGCGCTGGTGCCGATCACCTCGCTGTTGGCCACCCGGTACCTTCCGCGCGTGGCGCCGGGGCGCCTCATCGCGGCGGGCTGCGTGCTCTTCGCCGCCGGCGGTATCTGGCAGGCCGCCGCGGTGGGCGAACAGCCGGCCTACGCCACCCAGATGCTGGGCCCGTGGATCATCTCCGGCATCGCGGTCGGTCTCGCCCTTCCGCAGCTCACCGCCGCCGCGACGGCGTCCCTGCCGCCGCACCAGGCGGCCACGGGCTCCGGCGTGGTCACCATGGCGCGCCAACTCGGCCTGGTGGTCGGAACCTCGATCATGGTCAGCCTGCTGGGCGACGGCGTGGCCGCTTTGAGCAGCTTCCAGCACGTCTGGTACTTCCTGGCGGCCGCGTCGGCGGCGGCCGCGATCGCGGCACTCGTCATGGACGCCGTCCAGCGCTCGGCGGCGCGGCCGGCGGGGGGTTCACCGGTGGGCGCCGCCGGGAGTCCGATCGGTGAGGCGGCGGCGGAGGCGGCCGTACGGTGA